A region from the Gossypium hirsutum isolate 1008001.06 chromosome A08, Gossypium_hirsutum_v2.1, whole genome shotgun sequence genome encodes:
- the LOC107926207 gene encoding uncharacterized protein, with the protein MGRRLFSCLGKGSSSSRVQGKNNGSVIDSSAATCPDGPVLVELFSSQGCATSSAAELLLSRLVRGDYQLDAPVLVLSYHVDNMGGKDPYASSKWTVRQKAYVQALKIDDMFIPRVVVQGRAHCPANEEDALLSTIASAPRFPAPKFKANFQRPTSETLEVTLTGVLRYKVDNNVDNVMVALYESGLVNECLNGENKGKTLYNDFVVRKLEKLHTMEDISAMKTLSVTVRFTLWDGFNSNKCSIVVFVQNISQQIFGSQNFQLPDDL; encoded by the exons ATGGGGCGTCGTCTCTTCAGCTGTTTAGGCAAGGGTTCATCTTCATCGAGAGTCCAAGGCAAAAACAACGGATCAGTAATCGATTCATCGGCGGCGACTTGTCCCGACGGACCTGTCTTGGTGGAATTGTTTTCTTCTCAGGGATGTGCGACGTCATCCGCGGCGGAGCTTTTGTTGTCGAGGTTGGTGAGGGGTGATTACCAGCTGGATGCACCGGTGTTGGTTTTGTCTTATCATGTTGATAATATGGGAGGGAAAGATCCGTACGCTTCGAGTAAGTGGACGGTGAGACAGAAAGCTTACGTCCAGGCATTGAAGATCGATGATATGTTTATACCTCGGGTTGTGGTTCAAGGTAGAGCTCATTGTCCGGCTAATGAAGAAGATGCTTTGTTATCTACCATTGCTAGTGCTCCAAGGTTTCCTGCTCCAAAATTCAAG GCTAATTTCCAAAGGCCAACATCAGAGACCTTGGAAGTAACCCTAACCGGAGTATTACGATACAAGGTAGACAACAATGTTGACAACGTAATGGTGGCTTTATATGAGAGCGGGTTGGTGAATGAGTGCCTTAACGGAGAGAACAAGGGAAAGACCCTTTACAACGATTTCGTCGTTCGGAAACTCGAAAAGCTCCATACCATGGAAGACATCTCCGCGATGAAGACACTCTCCGTCACCGTCAGGTTCACTCTCTGGGATGGTTTCAACAGCAACAAATGTTCCATTGTTGTCTTCGTTCAAAACATTTCTCAGCAAATCTTTGGTTCCCAAAACTTTCAATTGCCTGATGATTTATGA
- the LOC107926205 gene encoding transcription factor MYB102, which yields MGKQPACSSDKNGEFKRGPWTAEEDKILIDYIQKHGHGKWRTLPTNAGLKRCGKSCRLRWANYLRPDIKRGKFSDEEEQTIIQLHSVLGNKWSAIASRLPGRTDNEIKNYWNTRIKKKLLKMGIDPITHNPALHLLHLSSLLTSFLSNSYNLNNHPNKFLLGTESMSDPNFLIPVLSSSQNKNQLQNIEKNQAGNTFFQCPDNNQYEQGNQFQECDSKGFFPMQSYGYYDCNLSMDDQNQTCFSGNISSLGSFGSG from the exons ATGGGGAAACAACCTGCTTGTTCTTCAGACAAAAATGGTGAATTCAAAAGAGGTCCATGGACTGCTGAAGAAGATAAAATATTGATTGATTATATACAGAAACATGGCCATGGCAAATGGCGTACCCTTCCCACAAATGCAg GGCTAAAGAGGTGTGGAAAGAGTTGCAGGCTTAGATGGGCAAACTACTTGAGACCTGATATCAAGAGAGGAAAGTTCTCTGATGAAGAAGAGCAAACTATTATACAGTTGCACAGTGTTTTAGGAAACAA GTGGTCTGCCATTGCTTCTCGATTACCAGGAAGAACAGATAATGAGATAAAAAACTACTGGAACACTCGCATCAAGAAGAAACTACTGAAAATGGGGATCGATCCCATTACTCACAATCCAGCcctccatcttcttcacctttCATCACTTTTAACCTCTTTTCTTTCCAATTCTTACAACCTTAATAATCATCCCAACAAATTTTTACTCGGAACTGAATCCATGTCGGACCCAAACTTCCTTATACCTGTCTTATCATCGTCCCAAAACAAGAACCAGCtccaaaatattgaaaaaaaccAGGCAGGGAATACTTTTTTTCAATGTCCTGATAATAACCAATATGAACAAGGAAACCAGTTTCAAGAATGCGATTCAAAGGGTTTTTTTCCAATGCAAAGTTATGGATACTATGATTGTAATCTATCCATGGATGATCAAAACCAGACATGTTTTTCTGGTAATATTTCGAGTTTGGGTAGTTTCGGATCGGGTTAA
- the LOC107926289 gene encoding ubiquitin carboxyl-terminal hydrolase 14, protein MEGINPMDLLRSNLSRVRIPEPTNRIYKQECCLSFDSPRSEGGLFVDMNTFLAFGKDYVGWNYEKTGNPVYLHIKQTKKLVSEDRPLKKPTLLAIGVDGGFDNNELEYEETHKIVILPSYATLPFPSVELPEKVRLAVDAILMAEGAERKEQVAAWTADKKQISAYAMELRQIGNVVVPPSGWKCAKCDKRDNLWLNLTDGMILCGRRNWDGTGGNNHAIEYYKETGYPLAVKLGTITSDLDAADVFSYPEDDSVIDPLLAQHLAYFGIDFSSLQKTEMTTAERELDQNTNFDWDRIQESGQDVEPIFGPGYTGLVNLGNSCYMAATMQVVFSTESFCRRYYMNQSLKMAFETAPADPTVDLNMQLTKLAHGLLSGKYSFPAVEKGETTAPSVKDAKQEGIPPRMFKAVIAASHPEFSTVRQQDALEFFLHFLDQVERSNAVKPELDPSRSFKFGVEERILCSSGKVAYNKRLDYILSLNIPLHEATNKEELEAFNKSKAEKISEGKDVSSDEIVRPRVPLEACLANFAAPEEIPDFYSSALKAKTTAIKTAGLTSFPDYLVLHMRKFVMEAGWVPKKLDVYIDVPDVIDISHIRSKGLQPGEELLPEAAPEGAAESSQPVADEAIVAQLASMGFNQLHCQKAAINTLNAGVEEAMNWLLSHMDDPDIDAPISHESQSAEISIDQSKVDTLISFGFQEEIARMALKASGGDIEKATDWIFNNPNASASSAMDTNASSNGPSTPVDPGLPDGGGRYRLFGIVSHIGTSTQCGHYVAHILKDGRWVIFNDDKVGASINTPKDMGYLYFFERINS, encoded by the exons ATGGAAGGCATAAACCCTATGGACCTGCTCCGATCCAATCTCTCTCGGGTTCGGATCCCTGAACCCACCAATCGTATCTACAAGCAAGAATGCTGCCTCTCCTTCGATTCTCCG aggTCAGAAGGAGGATTATTTGTTGATATGAATACGTTTCTAGCGTTTGGGAAAGATTATGTGGGTTGGAATTATGAAAAGACTGGAAATCCTGTGTATCTGCATATTAAGCAAACGAAAAAGTTGGTTTCTGAAGATAGGCCTTTGAAGAAACCCACTCTGTTGGCTATTG GTGTTGATGGTGGATTTGACAACAATGAACTAGAATATGAAGAAACTCACAAAATTGTCATTTTGCCTAGCTATGCAACTCTTCCTTTTCCATCTGTGGAGTTGCCTGAGAAG GTAAGGTTGGCAGTTGATGCTATTTTAATGGCTGAGGGTGCTGAACGGAAAGAGCAAGTTGCAGCCTGGACAGCTGATAAGAAGCAAATAAGTGCATATGCAATGGAGTTGCGGCAAATTGGCAATGTTGTTGTTCCCCCATCTGGTTGGAAATGTGCTAAGTGTGATAAAAGAGATAATCTATGGCTAAATCTTACTGATGGAATGATTCTCTGTGGGAGGAGAAATTGGGATGGAACTGGTGGTAACAACCATGCGATTGAGTACTACAAGGAGACTGGCTATCCGCTAGCTGTAAAGCTTGGGACAATTACTTCTGATCTGGATGCTGCAG ATGTTTTCTCTTACCCAGAGGATGATAGTGTTATAGACCCTCTTCTAGCTCAACATTTGGCATATTttggtattgatttctcatcatTGCAAAAG ACTGAAATGACAACTGCTGAAAGGGAGCTTGACCAGAATACCAACTTTGATTGGGATAGAATTCAGGAAAGTGGGCAGGATGTGGAACCAATTTTCGGACCAGGTTATACAGGTCTTGTGAATCTTGGAAACAG CTGCTACATGGCTGCAACCATGCAAGTTGTGTTTTCAACAGAGTCATTTTGTAGACG CTACTATATGAACCAAAGCTTAAAAATGGCTTTTGAGACAGCCCCAGCTGATCCAACTGTAGACCTCAATATGCAGCT AACGAAACTGGCACATGGTTTGCTCTCCGGTAAATATTCTTTTCCAGCAGTAGAG AAAGGTGAAACGACTGCACCTTCAGTAAAAGATGCT AAACAGGAAGGGATCCCTCCTCGCATGTTCAAAGCCGTTATTGCAGCCAGCCATCCCGAGTTTTCTACCGTGAGGCAACAG GATGCCCTGGagttcttccttcattttcttgaCCAAGTTGAACGTTCTAATGCCGTGAAACCTGAACTGGATCCCTCGAGGAGTTTCAAGTTTGGTGTTGAAGAGCGTATCTTATGTTCATCTGGGAAGGTTGCTTACAATAAAAGGCTTGACTACATTCTTTCTTTGAATATTCCATTGCATGAGGCTACCAATAAAG AAGAACTGGAAGCTTTTAACAAAAGCAAAGCTGAAAAGATTTCAGAAGGGAAGGATGT ATCGAGCGATGAAATTGTTCGACCAAGGGTACCTCTAGAAGCATGCTTAGCGAACTTTGCAGCTCCAGAGGAGATACCAGATTTTTACAGCTCCGCATTGAAGGCTAAGACAACAGCTATCAA GACTGCTGGTTTAACTTCGTTCCCCGATTATTTGGTATTGCACATGAGGAAGTTTGTCATGGAGGCCGGCTGGGTGCCTAAAAAGCTTG ATGTCTACATAGATGTCCCTGACGTCATAGATATAAGCCACATTCGCAGCAAGGGCCTTCAACCTGGGGAAGAACTGTTGCCAGAGGCTG CTCCTGAGGGTGCGGCGGAATCAAGTCAGCCTGTGGCTGATGAAGCAATTGTTGCCCAGCTTGCCTCAATGGGCTTTAACCAGCTTCATTGTCAGAAAGCTGCCATAAACACTTTAAATGCTGGTGTGGAAGAGGCAATGAATTGGTTGCTTTCACACATGGATGATCCAG ATATAGATGCTCCTATCTCCCATGAGTCACAAAGTGCTGAGATATCTATCGACCAATCAAAAGTTGATACCTTGATTTCGTTTGGATTTCAAGAAGAAATTGCTCGAATGGCATTGAAAGCATCG GGTGGCGACATTGAAAAAGCAACAGACTGGATATTTAACAATCCCAATGCCTCTGCTTCATCAGCTATGGATACAAATGCATCAAGCAACGGCCCATCTACTCCAGTCGATCCAGGACTGCCCGACGGAGGAGGGA GATATCGGCTTTTCGGAATAGTGAGTCACATCGGAACCTCAACTCAGTGTGGCCATTATGTTGCTCACATCCTGAAAGATGGTAGATGGGTGATTTTCAATGATGATAAGGTTGGTGCTTCGATCAATACACCCAAGGACATGGGTTACTTATACTTTTTTGAGAGGATTAATAGCTGA